From a region of the Torulaspora globosa chromosome 7, complete sequence genome:
- the NUP85 gene encoding Nup85p (ancestral locus Anc_1.468) translates to MAGEVQADAEKLLINVDSMDFLDAEGSERDESMDLNALDDEMETDPVTGAYMISLSRGSEPLSFNENGKLKFKLSPLAYQNIGFVTEPKQYKLYPVSLPRVDTTEEYVSYVSKVFEIYRDLGDDRRFSVPTIGVINQTEGKEHIAAVNLAMEALSVELELYIESIKEKSSLFGRFYELEESLTIINCLKTFHFTVDTPDQDIRGQFIKNLLAWINRSDGEPNEEATSQVLSSSSGTRKCFQNPPFWKLINTLLLRGLFEQAIACLETSGLLPYLEGQCKVSSNAIHDLISLIRRYPMDAADDFREWKNLALELAQTFSESDAKITGEMRDLIEDSLLLIGGHQAKILAYSKTWYESLSGLLLYYIPSLELCEEYLHLSLKKNALDVTNTWQQACVDIIKGKVHSILPLLEALDSCTAAVSAAICQAKGLIEIYYEDGQDEVEPTEEILSPRNGMASYMLNSFALELCSYDDKKLWSVAIGLITLSPTENTTAKKLAIAELLPHYPFQTNDDIEWMLSVAAKWRLPQVTKSIYIMLGNKLLYESNTIEAMANFSKAGKFEWVKRYSWMMFEASVLQGAPLDDIILNAIVSEDSEQVIPKELLDSLMTNAMKQTLAPYAVLFQFYEAQSKENWSDALQFLLALIDFPYLPKCYLVLLVAKFLYPLFLKDPLKPIQEESILRIMEAMESKWDDKDVKSQNIFRCVQESSMGALPDTLEALHRAVRKELNLKLCQEYM, encoded by the coding sequence ATGGCCGGAGAAGTGCAGGCGGATGCCGAGAAGTTGCTCATTAACGTCGATTCGATGGATTTTTTGGACGCTGAGGGGTCTGAGAGGGATGAAAGCATGGACTTGAATGCGCTCGACGATGAGATGGAGACAGACCCCGTAACTGGGGCCTATATGATCTCTTTGAGCAGAGGCAGCGAGCCTTTGTCTTTTAACGAGAATGGCAAGTTAAAGTTTAAGTTGAGCCCGTTGGCATACCAGAATATCGGCTTCGTTACGGAGCCAAAGCAATACAAACTTTATCCGGTGAGTTTGCCTAGAGTAGATACTACCGAGGAGTACGTTAGTTACGTCTCGAAAGTGTTCGAAATATATCGTGATTTGGGCGATGATAGGCGGTTCTCTGTTCCAACAATTGGCGTAATCAACCAGACGGAGGGTAAAGAGCACATAGCAGCCGTGAATCTGGCGATGGAGGCTCTGAGTGTGGAACTTGAGTTGTACATTGAGTCtatcaaagaaaaatcaagCTTGTTTGGAAGATTTTacgagctggaagaaagcCTGACGATTATAAACTGTCTAAAAACTTTCCACTTCACGGTAGATACCCCAGATCAAGATATCAGAGGACAGTTTATCAAGAATTTGCTCGCTTGGATTAACCGCTCGGATGGCGAACCAAACGAGGAAGCCACCAGTCAGGTTCTTTCGAGCAGTTCAGGCACAAGGAAGTGCTTCCAAAACCCACCTTTCTGGAAACTTATCAACACATTACTTCTTCGAGGCTTATTCGAGCAGGCCATTGCCTGCTTAGAGACCTCAGGGCTTTTGCCCTACCTTGAGGGACAATGTAAAGTCTCTTCGAACGCTATTCATGATCTGATATCGTTGATCAGGAGATATCCAATGGATGCAGCCGACGACTTCAGAGAGTGGAAAAACTTGGCTTTGGAACTGGCCCAGACTTTCAGTGAATCAGATGCAAAGATAACCGGGGAAATGCGTGACCTTATCGAGGATTCTCTTTTGCTGATAGGCGGTCATCAGGCTAAGATCTTGGCCTACTCCAAGACATGGTATGAATCGCTTAGCGGACTTTTACTTTACTACATTCCGTCCCTGGAGCTGTGTGAAGAATATTTACACCTATCTCTCAAGAAAAATGCCCTGGATGTTACGAATACTTGGCAACAGGCATGTGTTGATATAATAAAGGGTAAGGTGCATTCGATCTTACCGCTACTAGAAGCCCTCGACTCGTGCACAGCTGCAGTGTCGGCAGCTATATGTCAGGCAAAAGGCCTGATTGAGATTTATTACGAAGATGGGCAGGATGAGGTTGAGCCAACCGAGGAAATCCTGTCCCCAAGAAATGGCATGGCCTCATATATGCTGAATAGCTTCGCGCTGGAATTATGCTCCTATGATGATAAAAAGCTATGGTCTGTCGCTATCGGACTGATCACTTTGTCACCTACCGAGAACACGACtgccaagaagctggcgATCGCTGAACTGTTACCGCATTATCCCTTCCAGACCAACGATGATATAGAGTGGATGCTCAGTGTAGCGGCGAAGTGGCGTTTACCACAAGTTACCAAATCGATATACATCATGCTTGGTAACAAATTGCTCTACGAAAGTAATACGATAGAGGCCATGGCAAATTTCAGTAAAGCAGGTAAATTCGAATGGGTAAAGCGATATTCCTGGATGATGTTCGAAGCTTCGGTGTTGCAGGGCGCTCCTCTGGATGACATTATACTGAACGCCATAGTCAGCGAAGACAGCGAACAAGTCATTCCAaaagagctgctggattCACTGATGACAAACGCGATGAAGCAAACTTTAGCACCATATGCCGTACTATTTCAGTTCTACGAAGCACAATCTAAGGAAAACTGGTCAGACGCATTACAATTTCTATTGGCCTTAATCGACTTCCCCTATCTGCCCAAATGCTACCTGGTGCTACTTGTTGCCAAATTCTTGTACCCATTATTTCTAAAGGATCCATTGAAGCCGATCCAGGAAGAATCAATTTTACGGATCATGGAAGCTATGGAAAGCAAGTGGGACGACAAAGACGTCAAGTCACAGAATATCTTCCGCTGTGTTCAAGAGAGCTCAATGGGTGCACTACCTGACACTCTCGAGGCTCTCCATAGGGCGGTGAGAAAAGAACTGAATCTAAAACTATGTCAAGAGTACATGTAA
- the URB2 gene encoding ribosome biogenesis protein URB2 (ancestral locus Anc_1.467): protein MEIPRTTEALTKLLRSKEISTREICEVVSQLDQLHLYFPNKENFILELIVDRWNDQKLSGYKKDHRIWKLFNELWMALGDEVILKRLLKKLRFVPHLIQTLQIVDSEFLVFLQTLKHTCSLINSLTTVEVSLDNANVIIGGALELLLKIPPSERDAEAAFEFMNEIETLVDVRNMAEVFARSTASYCSQLLLPSLKYFAEFKDSNDPIAALLTERLGSFVFGRSVDTVKLLDRFVQSKSTELSSQNCSALFSKCILFLSKEHFKELEKIFSILIRIHPELCSELLGELSLSKKTMSQGFLQGLFEDSISAIQRDTTNLELWQLIYYILTLDIEIGIKNSEQILALISKGRDQCIDWSIKLWSQLIKCHRNARELPQFFDKLESYCQQNSDSAFLINDDKFAEFLSDCLTTFSATQLKNELSEYLDVLQNSPANKLNAQLLIVLLKGLPKLAYATLADYRILLKRVFDLKLDDQKLCWTARYLVMGVFDDIIPEEILDSPEKLMETSNLSCKSPIELFYYLLKLREYRAFDMLPVIDPFMKKISSLPVEEQSGVLRIVFNNWSTIISSLFPQSEVKRLVDMVFTEDRIFILDDILNNDDVFEEQGIMHFIIRSVSQSYEDQSTLRFLLKVPIQCITKSIRIDLINKISQKADITETDMQVLVHLLKNATFRSDIEKDWYALQSFMVAKMKDLTYQNSVFETVWLNHLAQIKESVSEAFIQRGIESLYDQLRTEECDPACFQIAFLVLKSTTSDESQRLRSIYVEKAVKLFMDGTINKDLKMTSWLLRTLYQIFKAQGLHYCQEIPYKEALSRFIKSRFTGIQKTDNDLLISMFLLYSILYSTELEYLYAQYMVLRGAGIEATLLTAGIETAVRLSQEQDVKTFNRAFASTFESFESCPPDFANALLELYQLQIKLLDKGNNAAGKLFLRSVSDFYTHCSKFDPLVESISKIMNCIGELLISKAWLFSQYCIEMLFPLCLRLNLIFVDSTVDGYSDQIFITTMKVISNVLFTQRIKLSNRHHIVIAFLCENLELLSAYKDTKLTFESAKSLARLIINLCEPNSSLVKQASGRNILNSRTSEIKSSLRKHVPALLIRYIHLSVHSPFDPRARSQLTTAIYSIFDLLSQDGLSLVNSALDHAGRQYLRGLYADYKKYGKWLAD, encoded by the coding sequence ATGGAAATTCCTCGAACCACCGAGGCATTGACAAAACTTCTACGGTCGAAAGAGATTTCTACGCGGGAAATCTGCGAAGTTGTGTCGcaacttgatcaattgcaTCTGTACTTCCCTAATAAGGAGAATTTCATCTTAGAGCTCATAGTAGACAGGTGGAATGATCAAAAACTGAGCGGGTACAAGAAAGATCACAGAATATGGAAACTGTTCAACGAGCTGTGGATGGCGCTGGGAGATGAAGTGATACTAAAGAGactattgaagaagttaaGATTCGTTCCTCATCTGATACAAACGTTGCAGATAGTTGACTCGGAATTTCTTGTGTTTTTGCAAACTTTAAAGCATACCTGCTCGCTGATAAATTCTCTGACAACGGTAGAGGTATCGCTAGATAATGCTAATGTGATAATAGGCGGAGCACTCGAACTGTTGTTGAAAATACCACCGTCTGAGCGGGATGCGGAAGCCGCGTTCGAATTCATGAATGAGATTGAAACTCTGGTAGACGTGCGAAATATGGCGGAAGTCTTTGCGAGGTCCACGGCAAGTTATTGCAGCCAGCTGCTTCTACCGTCGCTCAAATACTTCGCAGAGTTTAAGGACAGTAACGATCCCATAGCGGCGCTCTTGACTGAGCGGCTGGGATCTTTTGTGTTTGGTAGATCGGTTGACACGGTTAAACTGCTGGATAGGTTTGTTCAAAGCAAAAGCACTGAACTGAGCTCACAGAACTGCTCCGCGTTATTCAGCAAATGCATTTTGTTCCTCTCGAAGGAGcacttcaaagaactggagaagataTTCTCAATATTGATCCGCATTCATCCTGAATTGTGTTCCGAACTACTCGGAGAGCTTTCTCTTTCCAAGAAGACGATGTCTCAAGGCTTTTTACAGGGCCTTTTTGAAGATAGCATAAGTGCTATCCAAAGGGATACCACCAACCTCGAGCTTTGGCAGCTTATCTATTATATCTTGACACTTGATATTGAAATTGGTATCAAAAATAGTGAGCAGATACTTGCTCTCATAAGCAAGGGAAGAGACCAATGCATTGACTGGTCAATAAAATTATGGTCGCAGTTGATCAAATGCCACCGGAATGCAAGAGAGCTGCCACAATTTTTCGATAAACTGGAGTCATATTGCCAACAGAACTCTGACTCAGCTTTCCTAATAAATGACGATAAATTTGCAGAGTTTTTATCAGATTGTCTAACCACGTTTTCGGCAACGCAACTCAAGAATGAGTTATCCGAGTATCTGGACGTCCTTCAGAACAGCCCAGCAAATAAACTCAACGCTCAGCTGCTGATTGTGCTGCTGAAGGGTTTGCCAAAACTTGCTTATGCAACTCTGGCCGATTACAGGATATTACTGAAAAGAGTTTTCGATCTCAAGCTCGACGATCAAAAGCTATGTTGGACAGCTAGATATCTCGTCATGGGTGTGTTTGACGATATAATACCTGAAGAGATTCTGGACTCACCCGAAAAGCTGATGGAAACGTCAAACCTGAGTTGCAAAAGCCCGATAGAATTGTTTTACTACTTACTCAAGCTTAGGGAATACAGGGCATTCGATATGCTACCGGTCATAGATCCATTTATGAAAAAGATCTCGTCACTGcctgttgaagagcaaTCTGGCGTGCTGCGGATTgttttcaacaattggAGCACGATCATAAGCTCATTGTTTCCACAATCTGAAGTAAAACGTCTTGTGGATATGGTTTTCACCGAAGATAGAATTTTCATTCTCGATGACATTTTGAACAATGACGATgttttcgaagagcaagGAATTATGCATTTCATCATTAGATCCGTATCACAGTCATATGAAGATCAATCCACTCTCAGGTTTCTACTTAAAGTTCCCATACAATGTATTACCAAATCCATAAGAattgatctcatcaacaaaATTAGCCAAAAGGCAGATATAACTGAGACAGACATGCAGGTATTAGTccatttgttgaagaatgctaCATTTAGATCCGACATTGAAAAAGATTGGTACGCTTTGCAGAGTTTCATGGTggcaaagatgaaggacCTCACATATCAAAATTCAGTATTTGAGACCGTATGGCTGAATCACTTGGCGCAGATAAAAGAAAGCGTAAGCGAGGCATTCATACAGCGTGGTATCGAATCTTTGTACGACCAGCTTCGAACTGAGGAGTGTGATCCTGCGTGCTTCCAAATAGCATTTTTAGTTCTGAAATCGACTACCAGTGATGAGAGCCAACGGTTACGAAGCATCTATGTCGAGAAAGCTGTAAAGCTTTTTATGGATGGTACCATCAATAAGGATCTTAAGATGACGTCGTGGCTATTGCGGACCTTATACCAGATTTTCAAAGCACAAGGTTTGCATTATTGTCAAGAGATACCATACAAGGAGGCGTTATCCAGGTTCATCAAAAGCAGATTTACCGGTATACAAAAGACGGACAACGATTTACTAATTAGCATGTTTCTGCTGTACTCAATTCTCTATTCGACTGAACTGGAGTACCTATATGCCCAATATATGGTTTTACGTGGCGCTGGCATCGAGGCTACTCTTTTAACAGCTGGTATTGAAACTGCCGTCCGATTATCGCAGGAACAAGATGTGAAGACCTTTAACCGCGCATTCGCTAGCACTTTTGAGTCTTTTGAAAGTTGCCCTCCAGATTTTGCCAACGCTCTATTGGAGCTGTATCAGTTGCAGATCAAACTTCTGGATAAGGGCAACAACGCAGCAGGAAAACTCTTTTTGAGATCAGTATCAGACTTCTATACCCATTGCTCAAAATTTGATCCATTGGTTGAATCGATTTCGAAGATAATGAATTGCATCGGTGAGCTACTGATATCGAAAGCATGGCTCTTTTCACAATATTGTATTGAAATGCTGTTTCCCTTGTGTTTACGGctaaatttgatcttcgTGGATTCTACTGTTGATGGCTACAGCGATCAGATATTTATCACCACAATGAAAGTTATATCAAACGTTCTGTTCACACAACGAATCAAGTTGTCAAATCGTCATCATATCGTAATTGCCTTCCTGTGCGAGAACCTGGAGCTGCTTTCTGCCTATAAAGATACTAAGCTGACATTTGAATCCGCCAAATCACTTGCCAGGTTGATCATCAACCTCTGTGAACCAAATAGCTCTTTGGTGAAGCAGGCTAGTGGCAGAAATATACTAAACTCGAGAACCAGTGAGATTAAAAGTTCTCTACGTAAGCACGTTCCAGCTCTGCTTATCAGATATATTCATCTATCAGTCCACTCCCCATTTGATCCACGCGCGAGAAGTCAATTAACCACCGCCATCTATTCCATCTTCGATTTACTGTCACAAGACGGATTAAGTCTGGTCAACTCAGCTTTAGATCACGCCGGAAGACAATATCTGAGGGGCCTTTACGCTGATTATAAAAAGTATGGGAAATGGCTCGCAGACTAG